The following coding sequences lie in one Nycticebus coucang isolate mNycCou1 chromosome 20, mNycCou1.pri, whole genome shotgun sequence genomic window:
- the LOC128572937 gene encoding putative zinc finger protein 876, with product MGKPLTSAHMLQNIRSCILEKNSSNAKKVDKFFSLAQVSILERNWTSVKMMANVLATVQNIITIRILILAKKPATIRNVTKLPSSTHMFLEKKIDSGEKHFKCEECGKTFNQHSLFFRHQRIPSGDKPYKCQECVKAFNKYSNLSVHQRIYSGETPYGCEECGKAFKHHSYFLDIKEFTLDRNPTNVKNVAKSLTSTLSSLDIKEFILEGNSTNVKSVEKPLNSTHTFLYIKEFTLQRNPTNVKNVENPLSTTQAFLDMKEFTLEGNSTNVKSVAKPLTVTQTFLYIKEFTLYIKLTN from the coding sequence ATGGGAAAGCCTCTAACTTCTGCTCACATGTTACAAAACATAAGATCATGCATACTGGAAAAAAACAGTTCAAATGCAAAGAAGGTAGACAAGTTTTTCAGTCTTGCTCAAGTttccatactggagagaaactggacaagtgtgaaaatgatggcaaatgtctTAGCCACAGTTCAAAATATTATAACCATCCGAATTTTGATACTGGCGAAAAAACCTGCAACTATAAGAAATGTGACAAAATTACCAAGCAGTACTCAcatgtttctggaaaaaaaaattgattctggagagaaacacttcaaatgtgaagaatgtggaaaaaccttTAACCAGCACTCTCTTTTctttagacatcaaagaattcctTCTGGCgataaaccctacaaatgtcaggaatgtgtcaaagcctttaacaagtactcaaacctttctgtacatcaaagaatttattctggagagacaccctatggatgtgaagaatgtggcaaagcctttaaacaccACTCAtactttctagacatcaaagaattcactctggacagaaaccctacaaatgtcaagaatgtggcaaagtctttaaccAGCACTCTCTCCTCTTTAGatatcaaagaattcattctagagggaaactctacaaatgtcaagagtgtggaaaagcctttaaacagtactcacacctttctgtacatcaaagaattcactctgcagagaaaccctacaaatgttaagaatgtggaaaatcctttaagTACTACACAAGCCTTTCTAGACAtgaaagaattcactctggagggaaactctacaaatgtaaagagtgtggcaaagcctttgaCTGTGACTCAAACATTTctatacatcaaagaattcactctgtaCATAAAGCTTACAAATTAA